A window of Polaribacter litorisediminis contains these coding sequences:
- a CDS encoding cryptochrome/photolyase family protein, which produces MKKLRLVLGDQLNSQHSWYQKVDDNILYCFFEMRQETDYVTHHIQKIAGFFAAMRNFAEELKSNNHAVFYVRLNDENNTQSLTDNLSKIIKEQGVNKFEYQLPDEYRLDTQLKDYCKNLNIASEPFSTQHFYTKRDDLKTFFKGKKTFLMENFYRDMRKKHQILMISEQPEGGKWNFDASNRKKWKGDTFIPPPKNFDNDVSEIVVELEKSGVQSIGKINPKYFEYPISRKQSLEQLAYFCEHLLIHFGDFQDAMHTDNWYLFHSKLSFAMNTKMISPKEIIAATLKTYRARKDEIDISQVEGFIRQIIGWREYMRGMYWMLMPSYKQENFLDNKNKLPDFFWTGNTKMNCIKNAIHNSLDNGYAHHIQRLMITGNFALLAQVNPDEIDAWYLGIYVDAIEWVQLPNTRGMSQFADGGKIATKPYVSSGSYIHKMSNYCDGCKYNKKTKFEDDSCPFNTLYWNFLDEKKEKLASNFRMKMMYSLLNKMSSEDRSKIKEKANHIIKNIDEY; this is translated from the coding sequence ATGAAAAAGTTACGATTAGTTTTAGGAGATCAATTAAATAGTCAACATTCTTGGTATCAAAAAGTCGATGACAACATTTTGTATTGTTTTTTTGAAATGCGACAAGAAACAGATTATGTAACCCATCATATTCAGAAAATCGCTGGCTTTTTTGCTGCCATGAGAAATTTTGCAGAAGAATTAAAAAGTAATAATCATGCTGTTTTTTATGTTCGTTTAAACGATGAAAACAATACACAAAGCTTAACGGATAATCTCTCTAAAATTATCAAAGAACAGGGTGTTAACAAGTTTGAATATCAATTGCCCGATGAATATCGCTTAGATACCCAATTAAAAGATTATTGCAAGAATTTAAACATTGCATCTGAACCCTTTTCAACCCAACATTTTTATACCAAAAGAGACGATTTAAAAACTTTTTTCAAAGGAAAGAAAACTTTTCTAATGGAAAATTTTTATCGAGATATGCGCAAAAAACATCAGATTTTAATGATTTCTGAGCAACCTGAGGGTGGCAAATGGAATTTTGATGCAAGCAACCGTAAAAAATGGAAAGGAGATACGTTTATTCCACCTCCAAAAAACTTCGATAATGATGTATCAGAAATTGTTGTTGAACTTGAAAAATCTGGAGTACAATCAATCGGGAAAATCAATCCAAAATATTTTGAATACCCTATTTCTAGAAAACAGTCTTTAGAGCAATTAGCATATTTCTGTGAACATTTATTAATTCATTTTGGCGATTTTCAAGATGCCATGCATACCGATAATTGGTATTTATTCCATTCCAAATTATCTTTCGCCATGAACACCAAAATGATTTCTCCGAAAGAAATTATAGCTGCAACTTTAAAAACATATAGAGCGCGTAAAGATGAAATCGACATCTCTCAAGTAGAAGGTTTTATAAGACAAATTATTGGTTGGCGCGAATATATGCGCGGCATGTATTGGATGTTGATGCCCTCTTATAAACAAGAAAATTTCTTAGACAATAAGAATAAGCTCCCTGATTTCTTTTGGACCGGCAACACAAAAATGAATTGCATAAAAAATGCCATTCATAATTCTTTGGATAATGGCTATGCGCATCACATTCAACGTTTGATGATTACGGGTAATTTTGCCTTGTTAGCGCAAGTAAATCCTGATGAGATTGATGCCTGGTATTTAGGCATTTATGTGGATGCCATAGAATGGGTGCAGCTGCCTAATACCAGAGGTATGAGTCAGTTTGCAGATGGCGGTAAAATTGCTACAAAACCGTATGTTTCTAGTGGAAGTTACATCCATAAAATGAGTAATTATTGTGATGGATGCAAATACAATAAAAAAACAAAATTCGAGGATGATTCTTGTCCGTTTAATACGTTGTATTGGAACTTTTTAGATGAAAAGAAAGAAAAATTAGCATCGAATTTTAGAATGAAAATGATGTACAGTCTACTCAACAAAATGTCATCCGAAGATAGAAGTAAAATCAAAGAAAAAGCGAATCATATTATAAAAAATATAGATGAATATTAA
- a CDS encoding cryptochrome/deoxyribodipyrimidine photo-lyase family protein has protein sequence MNINEEINIIWLKRDLRLQDNEAIFNALKTNKRTLFLYVFEKSLLADPHYSERHWNFIKQSIKDLNEDLIEFNTKVLCVTSEVVTTCNQLLNYYKIDTVFSHQETGLLITYTRDKDFTRYCRNNSINWIENNNNGVLRGLLNRNDWFDKWDEYMYQTPFEYRLESQNFLSIDEIKKLERAFFVTDLETTKDKIFQKGGTKMAWKYANSFFETRHQNYMFHISKPALSRESSSRLSPYIAWGNISIRQVFQKALAYKNDSNKRHLGAFISRLRWQAHFIQKFEMEHTMEEASVNKGYHKLKKSVSKKYQIAWKEGQTGFPLVDASMRCLNETGYLNFRMRSMLVSFFTHILWQPWQDATHHLSQNFLDFEPGIHFPQMQMQAAETGINNIRIYNPTKNSIEHDADATFIKKWVPELAQLSTPFIHEPYLMTPLDQQFSNFELGTDYPKPIVDIKLTRKKASDILYKMRQDPEVLLENKRILNKHTISDRNKMLRNE, from the coding sequence ATGAATATTAACGAAGAAATAAATATAATTTGGTTAAAACGAGATCTACGTTTACAAGATAATGAGGCGATTTTTAATGCCTTAAAAACAAACAAACGCACCTTATTTTTATATGTTTTTGAGAAATCTTTACTTGCCGATCCTCATTATTCAGAGCGTCATTGGAACTTTATAAAACAATCTATCAAAGATTTAAATGAAGATTTAATAGAGTTTAACACAAAAGTATTGTGTGTAACATCAGAAGTGGTAACAACGTGTAATCAACTCTTGAACTATTATAAAATTGATACGGTTTTTTCGCATCAAGAAACAGGATTATTAATTACATACACCCGAGATAAAGATTTTACAAGATATTGTAGAAACAATTCAATAAATTGGATAGAAAACAATAATAACGGAGTGCTAAGAGGTTTATTAAATAGAAATGATTGGTTTGATAAATGGGATGAATACATGTATCAAACTCCTTTTGAATATCGATTAGAAAGCCAAAACTTTTTGTCTATTGATGAAATTAAAAAACTAGAAAGAGCCTTTTTTGTAACGGATTTAGAAACAACTAAAGATAAGATTTTTCAAAAAGGAGGAACTAAAATGGCATGGAAATATGCCAATAGTTTTTTTGAAACACGGCATCAAAATTATATGTTTCACATTTCTAAACCAGCGCTGTCTCGAGAAAGTTCTAGTAGATTATCGCCTTATATAGCCTGGGGAAACATTTCTATTCGTCAAGTTTTTCAAAAAGCATTGGCCTATAAAAATGATTCAAATAAAAGACATTTAGGTGCTTTTATTTCGAGATTGCGCTGGCAAGCCCATTTTATTCAAAAGTTTGAAATGGAGCACACCATGGAAGAAGCAAGCGTAAATAAAGGTTACCATAAGCTAAAAAAAAGTGTTTCTAAAAAATATCAAATAGCTTGGAAAGAAGGGCAAACCGGTTTCCCTTTAGTAGATGCGAGTATGCGCTGTTTAAATGAAACAGGCTACTTAAACTTTAGAATGCGTTCGATGTTAGTTTCCTTTTTTACTCATATTTTATGGCAACCTTGGCAAGATGCTACCCATCATTTATCACAAAATTTTTTAGATTTTGAACCTGGTATTCATTTTCCGCAAATGCAAATGCAAGCAGCCGAAACGGGTATTAATAACATCAGAATTTACAATCCTACAAAAAACAGTATTGAGCATGATGCCGATGCTACTTTTATCAAAAAATGGGTTCCTGAATTGGCACAACTTTCTACACCATTCATTCATGAACCCTATTTAATGACTCCGCTAGATCAGCAGTTTAGCAATTTTGAATTAGGTACAGATTACCCAAAGCCTATTGTAGATATTAAGTTAACGCGAAAGAAAGCAAGCGATATTCTCTACAAAATGAGACAAGATCCTGAGGTGCTTTTAGAAAATAAAAGAATCTTAAACAAGCATACAATTTCTGACAGGAATAAAATGTTAAGAAACGAATAG
- a CDS encoding TIGR03643 family protein, whose translation MEKLDSIAVDRIIEMAWEDRTTFESIQFQFGLKEQEVIDLMRKEMKRSSFRMWRERVQGRKTKHEKLRTFEKGRFKCSRQKSISNNAISKR comes from the coding sequence ATGGAGAAATTAGATAGTATCGCTGTAGATAGAATTATAGAAATGGCTTGGGAAGACAGAACCACTTTCGAATCGATTCAGTTTCAATTTGGTTTAAAAGAGCAAGAAGTCATCGATTTGATGAGAAAAGAAATGAAGCGCAGCAGCTTTAGAATGTGGAGAGAACGAGTACAAGGAAGAAAAACAAAACATGAAAAACTAAGAACTTTTGAAAAAGGAAGATTTAAATGTTCAAGGCAAAAATCAATATCGAACAACGCTATTTCTAAACGGTAA
- a CDS encoding SDR family NAD(P)-dependent oxidoreductase, translating into MKKIVVIGGSKGIGKAIITSLIEENKVINISRSDTLEPHQNLTHFSLDILLDDLPQIEEIDSLIYCPGSINLKPIARLKLEDFRNDFEINVIGAVKAIQHFLPSLKKGNKPSVILFSTVAAKLGMPFHASVAAAKSAVEGLTKSLGAELAPSIRVNAIAPTVTNTDLASKLLRNDRMIENITERHPLKKYLQPEEVADMATFLISDKAASISGQIFELDCGIVSFKI; encoded by the coding sequence ATGAAGAAAATAGTAGTAATAGGAGGTAGTAAAGGAATTGGTAAAGCAATTATAACATCTTTAATCGAGGAAAATAAAGTAATCAACATCAGTAGATCAGATACTTTAGAACCTCATCAAAATCTTACTCATTTTTCTTTAGACATTCTTCTAGATGATTTACCTCAAATAGAAGAAATAGACAGTCTTATTTATTGCCCAGGAAGTATTAATTTAAAACCAATTGCAAGATTAAAACTAGAAGATTTCAGAAACGACTTCGAAATTAATGTAATTGGTGCTGTAAAAGCAATACAACATTTTTTACCTTCTCTTAAAAAAGGGAATAAGCCCTCTGTAATATTATTTAGTACCGTTGCGGCAAAATTAGGAATGCCTTTTCATGCAAGTGTTGCCGCTGCAAAATCTGCAGTTGAAGGACTTACAAAATCTTTAGGCGCAGAATTAGCACCTTCAATCCGTGTTAATGCCATTGCTCCTACGGTAACAAATACCGATTTAGCATCTAAATTATTAAGGAATGATAGAATGATAGAAAATATCACAGAACGTCATCCTTTAAAAAAATACTTACAACCTGAAGAAGTTGCAGACATGGCTACTTTTTTAATATCTGATAAAGCTGCATCAATTTCAGGTCAAATTTTTGAACTAGATTGCGGAATTGTAAGTTTTAAAATTTAA
- a CDS encoding glutathione peroxidase, whose product MTNLYDIKINSLQGKAIDLSDYKNKYLLFVNVASKCGFTPQYKELETLHKTYKDTLVVIGVPCNQFGKQEPGTSDEIEEFCQVNYGVSFLITEKVDVKGQNQHPLYTWLTSKSFNNKKSSSVKWNFQKYLVSPEGKLIDYYFSITKPLSSKITKHLK is encoded by the coding sequence ATGACAAATCTTTACGATATAAAAATCAATAGCTTACAGGGTAAAGCTATTGATTTATCAGACTATAAAAATAAATACTTACTATTTGTAAATGTGGCTTCTAAATGTGGTTTTACACCGCAGTACAAAGAGTTAGAAACATTGCATAAAACCTATAAAGATACGCTAGTCGTTATTGGCGTTCCTTGCAATCAATTCGGAAAACAAGAACCTGGGACTTCTGATGAAATTGAAGAATTTTGTCAAGTAAATTACGGAGTTTCTTTCTTAATCACAGAAAAAGTGGATGTTAAAGGGCAAAATCAACATCCTTTATATACTTGGTTAACTTCTAAGAGTTTCAACAATAAAAAAAGTTCGTCCGTAAAATGGAACTTTCAAAAATATTTGGTTTCTCCTGAAGGAAAATTAATTGATTATTACTTTTCAATTACAAAACCACTAAGTTCTAAAATTACAAAACACTTAAAATAA
- a CDS encoding Lacal_2735 family protein, giving the protein MFGLFKKKSEVEKLQEKYKKLMEEGFKLQSINRSDSDQKYLEADNILKKIEALNKS; this is encoded by the coding sequence ATGTTTGGTCTATTTAAAAAGAAATCTGAAGTAGAAAAACTTCAAGAAAAATATAAAAAATTAATGGAAGAAGGTTTTAAACTCCAATCTATTAATAGAAGCGATAGTGATCAGAAATATTTAGAAGCCGACAATATTTTAAAAAAAATTGAGGCTTTAAACAAATCATAA
- a CDS encoding TspO/MBR family protein, translating to MKNGKLIVLFLIINFGGLAIGNWLMQNGPMTDWYINLNKAPWTPPGWVFGAAWTLIMICFSIYLTKLFSVENTKKMKIIFLIQFILNVSWNYLFFNQHFVLLGLIGITLLTSLLFIYFFKWSHNVSNYKYLLIPYMFWLCIATSLNLYILVHN from the coding sequence ATGAAAAATGGAAAACTCATTGTTCTATTTCTCATTATTAATTTTGGAGGATTAGCCATTGGAAATTGGCTAATGCAAAATGGCCCGATGACAGATTGGTACATCAATTTAAACAAAGCTCCTTGGACACCGCCAGGTTGGGTTTTTGGTGCGGCTTGGACGTTGATTATGATTTGTTTTTCTATCTATTTAACAAAACTATTTAGTGTAGAGAATACGAAAAAAATGAAAATTATTTTTCTAATTCAGTTTATATTAAATGTCAGTTGGAACTATCTTTTCTTTAATCAACACTTCGTTTTATTGGGGTTGATTGGTATTACTTTATTGACTTCACTCCTATTTATATACTTCTTTAAATGGAGTCATAACGTTAGCAATTACAAGTATTTATTAATACCCTACATGTTTTGGTTGTGCATTGCAACCTCTTTAAATCTCTATATTTTAGTGCATAATTAA
- a CDS encoding SRPBCC family protein translates to MKIYTLHKSQKLPITLDQAWEFLSNPKNLKIITPDYMSFDIVSTIDRPLYTGQIIQYIVTPLLGIKTKWVSEITHIEDKKYFVDEQMYGPYALWHHKHFIKEIEGGVEMEDIIDYKVPLGIFGQMVHPFLVKPKLEEIFAYRQTKLEALFGAYKK, encoded by the coding sequence ATGAAAATATACACACTTCATAAATCGCAAAAATTACCCATCACATTAGACCAAGCTTGGGAATTTTTATCAAATCCAAAAAATTTAAAAATAATTACACCCGATTATATGAGTTTTGATATCGTTTCCACGATTGATAGACCTCTTTATACAGGTCAGATTATTCAATATATTGTGACTCCCTTACTCGGAATTAAAACAAAATGGGTTTCAGAAATTACACACATAGAAGATAAAAAATATTTTGTTGATGAGCAGATGTATGGTCCTTATGCCCTTTGGCATCATAAGCATTTTATCAAAGAAATTGAGGGTGGCGTAGAAATGGAAGACATTATCGATTACAAAGTGCCCTTAGGAATTTTTGGGCAAATGGTGCATCCTTTTTTAGTAAAACCTAAATTAGAAGAAATCTTTGCTTACAGGCAAACAAAACTAGAAGCACTTTTTGGAGCATACAAAAAGTAA
- a CDS encoding cryptochrome/photolyase family protein: MKITINIFWFRRDLRLHDNCGLYHALTSDKNVLPIFIFDEDILNKLPKDDARVTFLHQELENIHKQLLHINSGISIFHGKPLNIFNELSKKYHIETVFTNHDYEPYAIQRDLEIKEFLTSKKIIFKTYKDQVIFERNEIVKKDGTAYKVYTPFSKKWIEAFQFKGIQFYPSEDNLENFIKNEPHPILTLEEIGFTESSIKVASYTVSPKLINAYEETRNFPAKDATSKLGTHLRFGTVSVREMVDKASKSNNITFLKELIWREFFMQILWHFPYTTKNSFKPQYDRIIWRNNEQEFKAWCQGKTGYPLVDAGMRELNQTGFMHNRVRMLVGSFLCKHLLIDWRWGEAYFAEKLHDYEQSSNVGNWQWVAGTGVDASPYFRIFNPTTQIQKFDKSLEYIKKWVPEFQEFTYCKEIVDHKFARERCLKVYKEAVK; this comes from the coding sequence ATGAAAATTACTATAAATATTTTTTGGTTTAGACGAGATCTGCGCTTACATGATAATTGTGGTTTATATCATGCATTAACTTCAGATAAAAATGTACTTCCTATTTTTATTTTTGATGAAGACATTCTAAACAAACTTCCAAAAGATGATGCTAGAGTTACTTTTCTGCATCAAGAATTAGAAAACATACACAAACAACTTTTACACATCAATAGTGGCATCTCAATTTTTCATGGAAAGCCCCTGAACATTTTTAATGAATTATCAAAAAAATACCACATAGAAACTGTTTTCACAAATCATGATTACGAACCCTATGCCATTCAAAGAGATCTGGAAATTAAAGAATTTTTAACCTCAAAAAAAATAATTTTCAAAACCTATAAAGATCAGGTAATTTTTGAAAGAAATGAAATTGTAAAAAAAGATGGAACTGCCTATAAAGTATATACTCCGTTTTCAAAAAAATGGATAGAAGCGTTTCAATTTAAAGGAATTCAATTTTATCCTTCGGAAGATAATTTAGAGAATTTTATTAAAAATGAGCCTCATCCTATTTTAACTTTAGAAGAAATTGGTTTTACGGAATCTTCGATAAAGGTAGCATCTTACACCGTTTCTCCGAAACTGATTAATGCATACGAAGAAACCAGAAATTTCCCAGCAAAAGATGCTACATCAAAATTAGGTACGCATTTAAGATTTGGGACCGTTAGTGTTCGAGAAATGGTAGATAAAGCTTCGAAAAGCAACAATATCACTTTTTTAAAAGAACTTATTTGGCGTGAATTTTTCATGCAAATTTTATGGCATTTTCCGTATACCACAAAAAACAGTTTTAAACCTCAATATGATAGAATTATATGGAGAAATAATGAACAAGAGTTTAAAGCTTGGTGCCAAGGAAAAACAGGATATCCTTTAGTAGATGCGGGTATGAGAGAATTAAACCAAACTGGTTTTATGCACAATAGGGTTAGAATGTTGGTAGGTAGTTTTCTTTGCAAACACCTTTTAATTGACTGGAGATGGGGAGAAGCTTATTTTGCAGAAAAATTACACGATTATGAGCAATCTAGTAACGTTGGTAATTGGCAATGGGTGGCAGGCACAGGTGTGGATGCATCTCCTTATTTTAGAATTTTTAATCCTACTACACAAATTCAAAAGTTTGATAAAAGTTTAGAATACATTAAAAAATGGGTTCCAGAATTTCAAGAATTCACTTATTGTAAGGAAATTGTTGATCATAAATTTGCTCGAGAACGCTGTTTAAAAGTATACAAAGAGGCTGTGAAATAA
- a CDS encoding endonuclease/exonuclease/phosphatase family protein has translation MIKNLFLTVLLVLFNFNYFSYTKIEKEKNYVKVDHQKKVHYQKYKSDLKILTWNIQNLGRTKNNQEIHTMAQIIKNYDIVGIQEITAKDPAGAQAVARIADALNRLGNKWDYTISNPTKSPSSYISERYAFIWKTSKLKLLKKAALDASLENVIEREPYLAQFEIKKNKKVFYFINIHARVYSKNPEMEIAYFKKYPKKLNTDAFIILGDFNLNEKHNVWNPLYKKGFQPAIKNTATTLKRKCKNGQYLNHPIDNIYFNSHKMKRVNSGIIDFVNGCTNLYNARFISDHLPVFLEVMIP, from the coding sequence ATGATCAAAAATTTATTTTTAACAGTATTATTAGTCCTTTTTAATTTTAACTATTTCTCTTATACAAAAATTGAAAAGGAGAAAAATTACGTAAAAGTAGATCATCAGAAAAAAGTACATTATCAGAAATATAAAAGTGATTTAAAAATTCTGACATGGAATATTCAAAACCTCGGAAGAACCAAAAACAACCAAGAAATACATACAATGGCTCAAATCATCAAAAACTATGATATTGTTGGTATTCAAGAAATTACAGCTAAAGATCCCGCAGGTGCGCAAGCTGTAGCTAGAATAGCAGATGCCTTAAATAGGTTAGGAAATAAATGGGATTATACAATCAGCAACCCCACTAAAAGTCCCTCTAGTTATATCAGTGAACGTTATGCTTTTATTTGGAAAACTTCAAAATTAAAGCTTTTAAAAAAAGCTGCTCTAGATGCTAGTTTAGAAAATGTTATCGAAAGAGAACCTTATTTGGCGCAATTTGAAATCAAAAAAAATAAAAAAGTATTTTATTTTATCAATATTCATGCACGGGTTTACAGTAAAAATCCAGAAATGGAAATTGCTTATTTTAAGAAATATCCTAAAAAATTAAACACAGATGCTTTTATAATTCTAGGTGATTTTAACCTGAATGAAAAACATAATGTTTGGAATCCTTTATATAAAAAAGGATTCCAACCCGCTATCAAAAATACTGCAACAACCTTAAAACGAAAGTGCAAAAATGGTCAATATTTGAATCATCCGATAGATAATATTTACTTTAATAGTCATAAAATGAAACGGGTAAATTCAGGGATTATCGACTTTGTAAATGGATGTACAAATCTATATAATGCAAGATTCATCTCAGATCATTTGCCCGTTTTTTTAGAAGTTATGATTCCATAA
- a CDS encoding WS/DGAT/MGAT family O-acyltransferase has product MPKKVIKDILQGTLDDSVQQISGQDAAFLYAESPTSPMHIATLTIVDGALKFEDFKDIVASKLHLIPKFRKRLLNVPMNLDYPYWVDDPNFDIDLHINRLKLPDPSDWSTLREMTSSIFSNSLDLRRPLWSISFIEGLDAVSQVPKGSVAIVTKVHHVMIDGSSGVGIMGLLFDKSIEDKDKEIAKPKPFEPEALPDELSLLFRSSQAFFKDPLKAPKLIGNTAFSFLKGQVKWKLNTKKSISRSKYSVPNTIFNKSVSPKRTWGTAILSFERINTLRKMMNVSINDIILAICAGGIRKYLEEREKLPVQPLVANVPISIRKKDDNQSMNNQISNMFVRIATHIKDPIERLEYIQEQTNVGKTKHKAVGAKALSKMADAVPFGLANLAAGLYSKYNIKEFHRPPFNVTITNVPGPQKPLYLRGHKILSIFGLTPVLDGFGLIIAAFSYNGLVSLTTTSDARTMPDADKFSRYIRESANELEKVIIERGQQKNTAKVQQMKSTTFFNALKKYINEDEIIRKQHIGLYDFQLNAGDSVVNYQLDISEETTSIRKKKTTKPFVKIEIKDENLNNLYQKKLLLDEVIIQGRIKITGTKKNSDKFLKLFTKFLENN; this is encoded by the coding sequence ATGCCCAAGAAAGTTATAAAAGATATTTTACAAGGAACTTTAGACGATTCTGTGCAACAAATATCTGGGCAAGATGCTGCCTTTTTATATGCAGAATCTCCAACAAGTCCCATGCATATAGCAACCTTAACCATTGTAGATGGGGCTTTAAAATTTGAAGATTTTAAAGACATCGTTGCCTCTAAACTTCATTTAATTCCGAAATTTAGAAAACGCCTTTTAAATGTGCCCATGAATTTAGATTATCCGTATTGGGTTGATGATCCTAACTTTGATATTGATTTACACATTAATAGGCTCAAACTACCCGATCCTTCAGACTGGAGTACATTAAGAGAGATGACCTCATCAATTTTTAGCAATTCTTTAGATTTAAGAAGACCCTTGTGGTCTATTAGTTTTATTGAAGGTTTAGATGCTGTTTCTCAAGTACCAAAAGGATCTGTAGCCATTGTTACAAAAGTACATCATGTAATGATCGATGGCAGTTCTGGAGTAGGAATAATGGGACTTTTGTTTGATAAAAGCATTGAGGATAAAGACAAGGAAATAGCAAAACCAAAACCTTTTGAGCCAGAAGCATTGCCCGATGAACTAAGTCTGTTATTTAGAAGTTCACAAGCATTTTTTAAAGATCCTTTAAAAGCCCCAAAATTAATTGGTAACACGGCTTTTTCGTTTCTTAAAGGACAGGTAAAATGGAAATTAAATACTAAAAAATCAATTTCTAGAAGCAAGTATTCTGTTCCCAATACAATTTTCAATAAATCCGTTTCACCAAAAAGAACCTGGGGTACCGCTATTTTATCTTTCGAAAGAATTAACACCCTTCGTAAAATGATGAACGTTAGTATTAACGATATAATTTTAGCCATTTGCGCAGGAGGAATTCGAAAATATTTAGAAGAAAGAGAAAAATTACCAGTGCAACCTTTAGTAGCAAATGTGCCGATTTCTATTCGTAAAAAAGATGATAACCAATCTATGAATAATCAGATTTCTAACATGTTTGTTAGAATTGCAACGCATATAAAAGATCCTATTGAGCGTTTAGAATACATTCAAGAACAAACCAACGTAGGTAAAACAAAACACAAAGCTGTGGGTGCAAAAGCTCTTTCTAAAATGGCGGATGCGGTGCCTTTTGGTTTGGCAAATTTAGCCGCTGGCTTATATAGCAAATACAATATTAAGGAATTTCACAGACCTCCTTTTAATGTAACGATTACAAACGTTCCCGGACCACAAAAACCTTTATATTTAAGAGGTCATAAAATTCTATCCATATTTGGTTTAACTCCTGTTTTAGATGGTTTTGGCTTGATTATTGCAGCTTTTAGTTACAATGGTTTGGTTTCTTTAACCACCACTTCAGATGCGCGCACGATGCCAGATGCCGATAAATTTTCTAGATATATAAGAGAATCTGCCAACGAATTAGAGAAAGTTATTATAGAACGAGGACAACAAAAAAACACTGCTAAAGTGCAACAAATGAAGAGCACCACATTTTTTAATGCCTTAAAAAAGTATATAAATGAAGATGAAATTATACGAAAACAACATATTGGTTTGTATGATTTTCAATTAAATGCAGGAGATAGTGTCGTAAATTATCAACTTGATATTTCAGAAGAAACAACCAGTATTAGAAAGAAAAAAACAACAAAGCCTTTCGTAAAAATAGAAATTAAAGACGAAAATTTAAACAACCTTTACCAAAAGAAATTGCTGTTAGATGAGGTGATCATTCAAGGAAGAATAAAGATTACAGGAACTAAAAAGAACTCGGATAAATTCTTAAAATTATTCACAAAATTTCTTGAAAATAATTAA
- a CDS encoding alpha/beta hydrolase, producing the protein MSFETNTYQSFDGETIFYYKWPANKKKSLKGLVQISHGVGEHAGRYQSMAKLLQKKGYEVYANDHRIHGLSAKNEDHLGFYDGDDYFSDAIADMRKLTAIIKKEHPNKKIILFGHSMGSLLSREYVTMYGEDVAALILSGTASFFRGTGAIGLVSAQFFSKLNGRHRSNEILKNLFFNQFNKKFKPNRTRVDWISRDEYEVDLFEADPLRIEDFSLSVFLDILKGSKKVNTPLTFKNTPQDLPIYIFSGDKDPVGEMGKGVKKVAANYKKAGIKNLTLKLYEGGRHEMLNEVNKKEVEKDVLNWLQKTIQA; encoded by the coding sequence ATGAGTTTTGAAACGAATACATATCAATCTTTTGATGGTGAAACTATTTTTTATTACAAATGGCCTGCCAATAAAAAGAAATCTTTAAAAGGACTTGTTCAAATTTCTCATGGTGTTGGAGAGCATGCCGGTAGATATCAATCTATGGCTAAACTCCTTCAAAAAAAAGGATATGAAGTATATGCAAATGATCATCGCATTCATGGATTATCTGCAAAAAATGAAGATCATTTGGGTTTTTATGATGGTGATGATTATTTTTCTGATGCTATTGCTGATATGCGAAAGTTAACAGCAATTATCAAAAAAGAGCATCCGAATAAAAAAATAATCCTTTTTGGTCATAGCATGGGTTCCTTATTAAGTAGAGAATATGTTACGATGTATGGAGAAGATGTAGCCGCTTTAATTTTATCTGGAACTGCTAGTTTTTTTAGAGGTACAGGAGCCATTGGTTTAGTAAGTGCTCAATTTTTCAGCAAATTAAATGGAAGACATAGAAGTAACGAAATTTTAAAAAATCTGTTTTTTAATCAATTTAATAAAAAATTTAAACCCAATAGAACCAGAGTAGATTGGATTAGTAGAGATGAATATGAAGTAGATCTATTTGAAGCGGATCCTTTAAGAATTGAAGATTTTTCTTTGAGTGTTTTTTTAGATATTTTAAAAGGAAGTAAAAAAGTAAATACACCCTTAACTTTTAAAAATACCCCTCAAGATTTACCTATTTATATTTTTTCTGGTGATAAAGATCCTGTAGGAGAAATGGGAAAAGGCGTGAAAAAGGTGGCAGCAAACTATAAAAAAGCAGGCATTAAAAACCTTACTTTAAAATTATATGAAGGTGGCAGACATGAAATGCTGAACGAAGTGAATAAAAAAGAAGTTGAAAAAGATGTTTTAAATTGGTTACAAAAAACAATTCAAGCTTAA